A genome region from Planctomycetota bacterium includes the following:
- a CDS encoding thioredoxin family protein, translating into MNASLLKSAFEQSLPYDRYLESDPGRAAAWRRAEKGVHLTELQKTLIKSFTRQMPVLVVSGVWCGDCAQQGPMIQAIAQASPMIELRWIDRDTRPDLVEHTRICDGARVPVAIWMAEDFEFVHMLGDRTLSRYRSIARSQLGPSCPMPGAALPADEAAETLQEWVNEFERVQLLLRLSARLRQKHGD; encoded by the coding sequence ATGAACGCATCGCTCCTCAAAAGCGCCTTTGAGCAATCGCTCCCCTACGACCGCTACCTGGAGAGCGATCCGGGCCGCGCCGCGGCATGGCGCCGCGCCGAAAAAGGCGTCCATCTCACAGAACTGCAGAAGACCCTCATCAAGTCCTTCACGCGGCAGATGCCGGTGCTGGTGGTCAGCGGCGTCTGGTGCGGCGACTGCGCCCAGCAGGGTCCGATGATTCAGGCCATCGCCCAGGCTTCCCCAATGATTGAACTGCGCTGGATCGACCGCGACACCCGTCCCGACTTGGTCGAGCACACGCGGATCTGCGACGGCGCCCGGGTCCCGGTGGCGATCTGGATGGCCGAGGATTTCGAGTTCGTCCACATGCTGGGCGACCGCACACTCAGCCGCTACCGGTCGATCGCGCGCTCGCAGCTCGGCCCCTCCTGCCCCATGCCCGGCGCGGCGCTTCCTGCGGACGAGGCCGCGGAGACCCTGCAGGAATGGGTGAATGAATTCGAGCGCGTGCAGCTGCTGCTGCGCCTCTCAGCGCGGCTGCGCCAGAAACACGGGGATTGA
- the obgE gene encoding GTPase ObgE: protein MLVDRAQIMVRSGKGGNGASHMRQEKSNPKAGPDGGDGGDGGDVTLVTDPHLDTLLAFRYQRHFFAKDGEKGQSKSCHGANGESVEVRVPCGTLVFDEATEELLCDMVEPGLRLVVAKGGKGGLGNERFKTSTHQSPTEFTPGEPAIERTLRFELKLIADVGLVGLPNAGKSTMLSALTRAEAKVGAYPFTTLSPQLGIAELPGDRRLVFADLPGLIAGAAEGAGLGHDFLRHIERTRVILHLVDVVPDDGSDPVDNVEMIRNELAVFSPELGAKPELLVLNKIDLIPEAERAKKIMKICNALRVPAARRMVVSGATGEGLRDMLEACWKLAAQDVSVPWRAV, encoded by the coding sequence ATGCTTGTTGATCGTGCGCAAATCATGGTGCGATCGGGCAAGGGCGGCAATGGCGCCAGCCACATGCGCCAAGAGAAATCCAATCCCAAGGCGGGGCCCGACGGCGGCGACGGCGGCGATGGCGGCGACGTCACGCTGGTGACCGATCCCCATCTCGACACGCTGCTTGCCTTCCGCTACCAGCGCCATTTCTTCGCCAAGGACGGCGAGAAGGGACAGTCCAAGAGCTGCCACGGAGCCAACGGCGAGTCCGTGGAGGTCCGGGTGCCCTGCGGCACGCTGGTCTTCGACGAGGCGACCGAGGAGCTTCTCTGCGACATGGTGGAGCCGGGGCTGCGCCTGGTGGTCGCCAAGGGCGGCAAGGGCGGGTTGGGCAACGAGCGGTTCAAGACCAGCACCCACCAATCGCCGACGGAGTTCACGCCGGGTGAGCCGGCCATCGAGCGGACCCTGCGATTTGAATTGAAGCTGATCGCCGACGTAGGGCTAGTGGGACTGCCCAACGCCGGCAAGAGCACCATGCTTTCTGCGCTGACCCGCGCCGAAGCCAAGGTCGGCGCCTATCCCTTCACCACGCTTTCACCGCAGCTGGGCATCGCCGAGCTGCCGGGCGATCGCAGACTTGTGTTCGCCGATCTTCCAGGATTGATCGCCGGCGCCGCCGAGGGCGCCGGGCTGGGCCACGATTTTCTCCGCCACATCGAGCGCACCCGGGTGATTTTGCATCTGGTGGACGTGGTGCCCGACGACGGCTCGGATCCGGTGGACAACGTCGAGATGATCCGCAATGAACTGGCCGTGTTCAGCCCTGAGCTGGGTGCGAAGCCGGAGTTGCTGGTGCTCAACAAGATCGACCTGATCCCCGAGGCTGAGCGGGCCAAGAAGATCATGAAAATTTGCAACGCACTGCGAGTCCCGGCGGCGCGGCGCATGGTGGTCAGCGGCGCCACCGGCGAGGGGCTGCGCGACATGCTCGAGGCCTGCTGGAAGCTGGCGGCCCAGGATGTCTCGGTTCCCTGGCGAGCCGTCTGA
- a CDS encoding 50S ribosomal protein L27 produces MAHKKGQGSTENGRDSNAQYLGIKLYGGESARTGCIILHQRGTKWKPGKNTFRAKDDAIMAGADGKVAFRGRFVDIVPSN; encoded by the coding sequence ATGGCACACAAAAAGGGTCAAGGCTCAACAGAAAATGGTCGCGACTCCAACGCGCAGTACCTGGGCATCAAGCTCTACGGCGGCGAAAGCGCCCGGACCGGATGCATCATCCTGCACCAGCGCGGCACCAAGTGGAAGCCCGGCAAGAACACCTTCCGCGCCAAGGACGACGCCATCATGGCCGGAGCCGATGGCAAGGTCGCCTTCCGCGGACGCTTCGTCGACATTGTTCCCTCGAACTGA
- a CDS encoding GNAT family N-acetyltransferase, producing the protein MSSTPSTDDRSKPVLDSERLPVLEKLLGRRRAESSRFLAAATREGISLQDLWKRLDDKGSLVAAGLLSANPGRTATLLLSPIQNRGHAGETTRLVRDMARHAWSAGNIDLIQYLGDPDDALELGVLQEAGFLQLAVLASMERANIRNARRPAPVAEVELTSETLPDETMLELLQATYEESLDCPGLSELRHDRDILEGHRRGGNFDPRLWTVLRHGGRNVGVAILNRTPAADCIELAYFGLAKHARGKGLGAHLLDHALFLAAKQPERSVLLAVDERNSPALRLYHSRGFRAILRRVAMALSSLKRST; encoded by the coding sequence GTGAGCTCCACTCCCTCCACGGACGACCGTTCCAAGCCCGTTTTGGACTCGGAGCGGCTGCCCGTCCTTGAGAAGTTGCTGGGAAGGCGGCGGGCCGAGAGCAGCCGGTTCCTTGCCGCGGCTACCCGCGAGGGCATATCTCTGCAGGACTTATGGAAGCGGCTGGACGACAAGGGATCGCTGGTCGCGGCGGGGCTGCTCTCTGCCAATCCCGGCCGAACCGCCACTTTGCTGCTTTCCCCCATTCAAAATCGGGGCCACGCCGGTGAAACGACCCGGCTGGTCCGTGACATGGCCCGTCACGCCTGGAGTGCGGGAAACATCGACCTGATTCAGTACCTGGGCGACCCTGACGACGCCCTGGAACTCGGCGTGCTGCAGGAGGCGGGATTCCTGCAACTCGCAGTTTTGGCTTCCATGGAGCGGGCCAACATCCGCAATGCCCGACGACCCGCGCCCGTGGCGGAAGTTGAGCTGACCTCGGAGACCCTTCCCGACGAGACGATGCTGGAGTTGCTCCAAGCCACCTACGAGGAGTCGCTTGACTGCCCGGGACTCTCCGAGTTGCGCCACGACCGCGACATTCTGGAAGGCCATCGACGAGGGGGGAATTTCGATCCGCGCCTCTGGACCGTTCTGCGCCACGGGGGCCGCAATGTCGGCGTCGCGATCCTGAACCGCACGCCCGCCGCGGATTGCATCGAGCTTGCGTACTTCGGTCTTGCGAAACACGCACGCGGCAAGGGGCTGGGCGCGCATCTGCTCGACCACGCCTTGTTTCTTGCGGCAAAACAGCCTGAACGCAGCGTGCTGCTCGCGGTGGACGAGCGAAATTCCCCCGCTTTGCGCCTCTACCACTCGCGCGGTTTCCGCGCCATCTTGCGCAGGGTCGCGATGGCTTTGTCAAGTCTGAAACGCTCCACATGA